CCACAACCCTTGGCAGCCTGAGTGTAGGAGGCTCCGCTGCCGGGTTGTGGACTTTTGGATAACTTATCCTCTAAAGCGGACATTTCTATCTTGCTCTAAAGCGGACATTTCTATTTTGCCTTGACACGCTTTTCTCATAGCAATCGAGACTTTAAAATTCAGATCCAACCGAACAAAGAATCTCTATTCCTCGTCATTGCGAGCCCTTTAGGGCGTGGCAATCTCATGGATTTTGCAATAAGATCGCCACGCCTCACGTTGTTCGGCTCGCTATGACGATTACCTTAGCTCACCTCAATCAGCATCCGTAGGTTTTTTGGGATTATAAAAACCCAAAAAATTCGGCACGAAGGAACAACGGTTCTGAGCATTCCATCGAAATTCATCACGCATAGAATGAAAAAACTTTACCACTTGCGTCACCGTCTCTATAATCTCAATCCCTTGCCACAAGACTTCAGACATTCCCTTAGCGATATTAGATTGAGGAAAGAAAGTCAAAGCCTCATATAGTATCGATTCCTGACCTTGGTCACTGAGAAATTCTTTGTTTCTTTGGTCAAAATAATAAACCCAACACCTTAAAAATTCTGAAAAAGTTGGATAGCTCTCAAAAAAAGTGCCCATCCGCTCAATAATCATAGGCCTTATTTTTGCAGCATGATTTATTGTATAAATTGGGGCATCCTCTGCACGCTTTTTCGCTTCATAATCTGCCAACCGCTGCATAGCTCCTACAAACGCTTGATCATCATATTTATTATCCTTATAGAAGGCACCATAAACAAATGAACAGAAAGGCAAAAGGAATCCGAGAGCTGAGAGCTCATCAGCCTCAAAGTCAGCAAGCATTCTAAAAAAATCATGTGAAAAATAGTCAGCTGCAGGCGCGCCTAGAACTCTTCTCTCACACATATCAGGTCCTTTGTAATGCCACCAATCCGTCCCTGAGTTATCATCATTATGATATTGAACAGCCTTTACCTCCCATTTCGGTAAAAGAATTGTCGACCAATCACAAGAAGTGAACAGATTGTACCAAAGAACATCCGTCAAAGCCTTTAACTGCGCTGGCTTAAATAGACGAACATCTTCAATAGTATAAGGCGTTTTTGCGGCCCCCAGAAATTTCTGACCATTTGCATTATACTGCCATAAAGCCAGAAACCCGCCACGGGGCAAAGCCCAAGATGCTACTCCGTCCATATATTTAGGCCGCAATAGATACCACCATTGCAAAAGATTCAACTTATCAAAATCATCATTTGAAAAGAATGCACCTTTTGTAAAAGCAAAAAATTCTTGAAAATAGCACCGAACCGTTAGATAGACAACGCGACGTGGGTCCATCTCTTTTATATTTTCAGCCCAGGGCAGCTTTTGTTCGACCGCAACCTCTTGAATGTCATCCAAAAGATTAATATAAAAATCACGGTTTGGATAAAAGTAATTCGGATCCTCAACCATAAATTGATAAGGCATCGAATGCAAAGACGGGTAAGTTAAAAATTGGCTCTGATTATATCCATTCCTCAAGAGAGTTGGCTTTTGCGTGACCAAAAACAACCCAGGATATTTGACCATCATCTGATCAAAAAAGAGCGTACAAACTCGCCTCATCGTCAGCAAATCTCTTGGCTCTAGATATTTTAAAATCTCTTTTAAAGTGTCACCATCCGACTCCAGAATCAATCTCCCTAAAGGAGAATCATCAACAGCAACACTTCCCGCGACTAAGCTAAAATGATCAACGACATCTTTTCCTAATTGGCAATGTCCTATTTTCATCGGCGCTTGAAAATAAACGTCATCAAGCTCTCTTGTGACTTGATAAGGATTATACAAGGTCGTAGATAGATCTCCAGTCATCCAGAATCCCCTTCAAAAAAGGCACAAACATACCATGTCACTCAAAGAATGAAATGAATTATGAATGTAATTTAATTATAAAATATCCAGCTGAAAGAACAAAGTAGTCCCCTCATTCTTTCAACATAGCATATCTTAAAAAGAAATGTGGAAATATTTTTCAATTTCTTGAATAGACTCAGCCATAAAATGCGGTTTTTCCTTGCCATCGTAAGGCTTATCGCGGACTAGAACAGATGTCACGCCTGCATTTTTTGCACAGATAACATCCACTTCCATATCGCCAATAAACCAAATTT
The Alphaproteobacteria bacterium DNA segment above includes these coding regions:
- a CDS encoding F-box protein, translating into MTGDLSTTLYNPYQVTRELDDVYFQAPMKIGHCQLGKDVVDHFSLVAGSVAVDDSPLGRLILESDGDTLKEILKYLEPRDLLTMRRVCTLFFDQMMVKYPGLFLVTQKPTLLRNGYNQSQFLTYPSLHSMPYQFMVEDPNYFYPNRDFYINLLDDIQEVAVEQKLPWAENIKEMDPRRVVYLTVRCYFQEFFAFTKGAFFSNDDFDKLNLLQWWYLLRPKYMDGVASWALPRGGFLALWQYNANGQKFLGAAKTPYTIEDVRLFKPAQLKALTDVLWYNLFTSCDWSTILLPKWEVKAVQYHNDDNSGTDWWHYKGPDMCERRVLGAPAADYFSHDFFRMLADFEADELSALGFLLPFCSFVYGAFYKDNKYDDQAFVGAMQRLADYEAKKRAEDAPIYTINHAAKIRPMIIERMGTFFESYPTFSEFLRCWVYYFDQRNKEFLSDQGQESILYEALTFFPQSNIAKGMSEVLWQGIEIIETVTQVVKFFHSMRDEFRWNAQNRCSFVPNFLGFYNPKKPTDAD